The Chlorocebus sabaeus isolate Y175 chromosome 6, mChlSab1.0.hap1, whole genome shotgun sequence genome has a segment encoding these proteins:
- the INAFM1 gene encoding putative transmembrane protein INAFM1, whose product MRGTSCVGGGAESPGGAGLSEGPRGRWLRLAPVCAYFLCVSLAAVLLAVYYGLIWVPTRSPAAPAGPQPSAPSPPCASRPGAPPVPAPAAASVSCLLGVPSGPRPQLQLPLSRRRRRYSDPGRRPSHQTARETPEAAEGRGPG is encoded by the coding sequence ATGCGGGGGACCAGCTGCGTGGGCGGCGGCGCCGAGAGCCCCGGCGGCGCGGGGCTGAGCGAGGGCCCACGGGGACGTTGGCTGCGCTTGGCCCCAGTCTGCGCCTACTTCCTCTGCGTCTCGCTGGCTGCCGTGCTGCTCGCTGTGTACTACGGTCTCATCTGGGTACCCACGCGGTCCCCCGCGGCGCCCGCCGGCCCGCAGCCCAGCGCGCCGTCCCCTCCGTGTGCCTCCCGCCCGGGCGCGCCGCCTGTCCCGGCGCCCGCCGCTGCCTCCGTCTCCTGCCTCCTGGGAGTCCCCAGCGGGCCCCGACCCCAGCTCCAGCTGCCGctgagccgccgccgccgccgctacAGCGACCCTGGCCGCCGCCCGAGCCACCAGACAGCCAGAGAGACGCCAGAGGCCGCGGAGGGTCGAGGACCTGGGTAA